AAAAAGGAGCATAATAAGAACGTGAAGCTCTTCGGACAAGGTCTAAGGACCAGAGCCGCTCAGGCCGTGCCGGGGAAAGAGTCTTATTAGATATGCTAGGTTCACCCTCGTGTGACTACTACGACCTCCATGACTTACCACTGTTcggtgaccaagacctagcctttcagttcactctctacaaattttattgtttgggcctttaacgtacgaacccaataccagtttgggatcgttacaaattgagtccttacaattcctttcaaaaaaaaaaaaattcatcaatatatttaacttctttttttgagaagatcaatatatttaactttgtttatttgtaaaaattaaataaaatcttgaaaaatatgatatttgaaAAGCCATACGTTCCATTTTAGGATGAAAACAATTACATGTCATAAATTAAATTCATCAATAtattgtttattcatttttcaagTTTCATTGCCCTTAAcgtattttgttaaatatttcttTGACCTATGATGATTATGCTTTAGCACTACTTGATTGAAACTGTTGCCAAACTTGACCCATATCTCATTGCCCAATTGTTATTAGACAGTGTATTTAAATATTTCTAATGTATTGCAgcaatcaaaagaacaaaaagacaTTTTCGTCCAGCGCATTACTTACTTAAAATACAGTCATACTCTTTACTATGTGATACTGGGGTGGAAAAGTATGACTCTGGTGTTTTTGAAGCCAGTGGACACAAATGGTGGGCTCTAATATTATTCTAATTCTTGTTTTTtctattcaaatataaatatttacttCTAATGTAGTCAGTTTTATTTTGCAGGAGGTTGTCTATTTATCCAAAAGGAAACGAGAAAATGAATGGAAGTGGTCACATCTCAATTTACTTGGCAATTGTTGACACCGAGAAGTACACTCTTGGCTGGGAAATTTATGTCAGCTTCAAATTGTTCCTGTTCGATCAAATACAAGACAAGTTCTTGACCATTCAAGGTTTGCTCTTtcatagtttatatatatattcatctttTATGATTGTATTTTGGTATAaattgttaaattaccaattttctcaaaaacttAAACTATTAGGAGATGATAAATTTATTCACGTATTGGATACTTGAGCTACTATTGAGTAGGGACTTAACACGTGAAAATTTAAATAGAATGTGAGGAGATCACAGGGAAAATTTAAACTCTGGATTTTTTattctgataccatgttaaattttcaattctctcaaaaactaatctaacattttttttttttttggtgtgtgtagATGTTGATGGGATAATTAGAAGATTCCATGATATCAAGACTGAATGGGGCTTTCACAAATTTCTGTCCCTTAAATCTTTCGAAGATCTTTCTCAAGGATATCTTGTCAATGATTGTTGCGTATTTGGTGCCGAGCTTTTTGTTCATGAACGCAGTGCCAAACGGGAGTTTCTTACTATGATAAAAGAGCCCCTTAACCGTACTATGCCTTGGAAGATTGAAAACTTTTCATCACTAGATAAAGTGACATATTATTCTCGAATATTTCCAATTGGCGATGTGAGATggtattgatttttattattattattatttttgatatgtATTATTATAAGTTGGACTTTTATTGTTGTAAAAAAAGGAAAGTTTCCTTTTTGAAACTTAGAACCTAttgtttttaactctttttattGAATCCATGCAGGAAGTTACTGGTTTACCCCAAAGGAATTTACAATGGAGAATCGAAAGTGatatctctcttcctcttttgtTGTGATTGTGTTCTACCTGAGCAAAAATGTTTTGCAGAATTCAAGATACGTATAAAGGACCAAATTAACAATGAAAATCACGTGGAGAAAACAGGTATGTATgcttatatgtgtgtgtgcacaCACACGTGCCTCCCATTCTCTTTCACCTTGTTTTGTTCCTGTGAAAGTttagtctcatttttttttttggtttcttacAGAAAAACATTGGTTCACTGCCTCTTCGAATGAATGGGGTTTCTCACACTTTATGCCTCTTAAGGATCTCCAAGATGCATCCAAGGGACTTCTTATGAATGATGCTTTAATTGTAGAAGGAGAAGTAATAGTTATATCTAATGTTAAGTGATTCCCTATAATGGTTGTCTAAGAAATTATAGCAAAAACTATActttaaatattgtaaaaatactTCTTTATCCCGGAATTGCATTTGGGGAGGTTAtcggattattattattattgaaatcgTAAAGATGTCAATattaaaaagatttaaatttgTCTTCTTTATTTTGAAGCTTGTGCATGCGCTCACACGCACACACCTACTTTATATACATAAATACACACATGTATGTATATAAAtgtgtgtgcatatatatatatatatatatataatgcaattatatatgtatacatgtaTGCTCTAAATTATCTCAGTAGTACATAATAACCAATAAGtgtttatttataaaagttAAGTTCATCTTTcatatgatataattttatttcaatgtaaTATTATTTCATAAGTTATATagatttaatattttatcatacTCATAATTGGTATATGCTTTGACTCAAGTTATACCCggtattaattttgttaaaattaaatctCTTAGTatctttatattaaatttttaaatcaaatattctttcaatatttaTCATACACATCAAATTTTATACCAATCAAATGTgttttactattcaatcaataaattatgcaataattcaataaaaaaaattaatcaataatacatttttataacgcaaaaaatataaaacctggactatatataaatgagatgattttttatattcttattttttgaaGAGCTCCACAATATGTATAATTGAACTCCAcgatatatatttatatatatatatatatatatttatttatatatggatGTATATCATATTATCATCAGTGAAAGGGTAAGCCAAATGTCATGCCCTAACAAGCAATTTATAGGCAATTTGGTTTATTATGGCTACCAAATGTCATGCCCTTACAGTGTAGGAAAGTTGGCATTTAGCTAGAAACAACTGAAAGTCGTCGTTGATATGCTTTAAATGtccgcctttttttttttttttttttttttttttttttatcagtaaaGACATTTGTCTTAGTTAATATCGTTGCAAAtactttttgaagaaaaatttttcagCTTCGTCGCTAATATATTACTCTCAAATTatcaataataacaataaaagcgttgctaataatgataattttttccGTAGATAACTTAAGATAAAACATACATTATTATAGCTTGTTAAATAGCTTCATTATCCAAGTAAAACTTTAACTTTTATAATTCACTAGTCACTAACCGTTGCAATGCACAGGTAAATTTTGCATAAATGTATAATGTATGATGTATATGATTCAAAGCTGAAATTATTAAAGCataatgaaaatatttgatCACATAACAGAGAAATATAAGTTGACAAATTCAGTTATAGCaaaaaatgaacccaaaaataCAAATGTTAAATCtttcaaaaagattaaaaaaaaaaaaaaaaaaaaaaaaaaaaaaaaaataaagaatctgAATATTTTGAGcctaaaaattattgaaacaaaacaatatatatgtgtgtgtgtgtgtgtgcgcacgCGTCTATGTGATTACACAACAAAGAAATATAGAGAAAGATGAGTTATCttcaaaaagaataatttgTGGATATAGTTGTTGAAATTTGTTAGACAATTTAAgatcttgcaaaaaaaaaaaaaaagtgagaaatcaaAGAATCAGAtgttaaaatttccaaaagtccaaaactaataataataataaattagatgATTCAAAgcctagaaattattgaaacaaaagaagagaataTATGATgtcaaaatagagaaatataacaAAAAGATTGGTTACCCCTGGTGAAAATAGTTATAGCAATAGTGGAGCTACTAGTATTGTGGCAGCGAGAGAACAATATCGAAGATGTGTTTGTTGTCTTGGTTGTTTAGAGACTTTTGCTTCATATAGGATTTGAAgtctaaaaaaaagaacattgttataatagaaaattttttctccCAAAGCCAAAACTTATcaacaaaaatcaataaaacccggctataatataaaaatacagGTGCACACAAACAAAATCACATAATAATCCAgctacaaaacttttttttcttcaaatctttaAATTCACAAATGCCAAGAAGAGGAATGAACATAAGTTAAATAATCAAACTAAAGCTAGCCCAaagcatacatacatacatacattcaCATATACTTAATTAACATCAACTGTAATGCAACCCTAGCCAACAATGTGAGAATTTACAATTCTACATTAGATTAAACCCTAAAAAGAActtggaaaattttaattgtaaattaGCATACCTTTAAccttgattcaatttttttttggcaggaGGCCCAATCTCTAGAACAAAattaagaatagaaaaaaaattaagtaaatcaACAAACCAAATTTAAACACCTTAGTACCTTTCAACTAATAAAAGTACTAATATAGAGAAGAATGAAGCCGAATAGTCTTGTGTGGCATAAGTCATGACTCCTATTCCTATACCAATATTACCAAAGATTTCTGGCAATTCAGCCCTTAtcctatttattttaatatctaAACGAAGTTGAATTCTTATTTCTATAGTAACTTGACTCCAACACAATAGgtaaatacaaaattatgatATATGTTATTAAAGACGGTTACAGCttttgagtgagagagagataaccGGGTTTAGTAGTGTTTTAGTAGGATAGCTGGATAGGTAATAGGGTTGCAAAAATAGAAACAGTTTAAACGTGTGAAAggttatgtattttttttttttttttactgattttttgttttttgttttatttaaataatgctgatgtggaaaattgtggagaggTCAAAgtctttggttttatatatataaaatatatatagactaacatcatttatatatatatatatataaaaccgaagcttttgaaactcccacattTTTCCAcctcagcatttttttttccacatcagcattattttaaaaaataaaactattaaaaaaataaaaaccctaaatacCGTAATTATTTCTATCCCACCAATAACTATTTCTCACTCAAAACAAACCTGGTAAAATTTACTCTCTTCAACCCCTAACAAAACCCGATACAAAAACTTATTTCTTAGTCTCTGTCTCTCCTTCAAATGCAAACTCAGCCCAACAAACTTTGCTCTCTTCcctcccatcaaaaaaaaaaaaaaaactctgctCTCTTCCCCTGCGACGGTAAGTGAATTCAACTAAGCCACAAACGTTTTGCCTCACAACGAACCTAACATCAGACTACTGGAACGACTATAggtaaaatcttttatattaattttgggTGTTTAATAGGATTTAGGTTCggctattttgtttggttttgatttaagaaattggttcagattttgttttgatttagaaATTGGCTTTCGAAACCCTAATATAGGTTCTCCCTCAAATTTGGTTCCTTtcaatatatcaaattttagcAAGAGCAAGCCGAAGAAGAGGACCTGTGATTTCTGTGATTCTAGGTTCATGATTTGAGATTTAAGTAGAGATTTTTGGATGACAACGGTGAAAGATGATATCTGTGTATGGGCAAAGTTCATTCTTCGCTTGATTCAGTTATAGTCTAATCCAGTCATGGGTAATTTCTTCAAACTCTTCTTCTgctttgtcttctttttttattataactaAATATCGATTAATTATCCTACTTATCTCTCAAATTTTGAATGGTACTTATCTCagtttttgctttatttgacaaaatgataaaaagagtCTTTATAATAGTGCTTGTGAGGTGTTTGATGCTAGGTCTTAGTGGGATTCTGCATATGGAGAGCAATGATAAATTTGACagaattacaataattttttatttattttctattatctGGAACAAAATTGAGCAATTTAGGTTTGAAACAGTGAACCCTAGAGTTAAGGAAGTTTAATTGTTGTTTGTTTCATTATGTGTTGATTTATGCAAAAGGGCTATGCTGATTTctagaaaattgttttcttttaatgaTGTTGAATTCATACCTGGCTTTTTCTATGCACAGCTTAAGCTTCCCCCTTTGATCCTTGATTATGATACAACAATATTGTGGAACAACTTGGTAGCCTTTGAATTGAGTCTTCCACTTGAGGTAGAGATTGTTATTACATCTTACATCAATTTCCTAAATGCACTCATTGCCAATCCTAACGATGTCAGAGAGCTGCGCTCAAAGCGTATACTTCTCAATGATGTAGGCAATGATGAagagatttttaaatttttcaaagagATATCCACAGGCTCAATTCAAGATGCCTCAATTTACAAAAAAGTTAGACGAGATTGAAGAGCACTGTAGGAGCAAGATAAGGACCTGGGtttctaaaatatttacaaatattttagaAACCCATGGTCTGCTCTTGGTTTATTTGCTACTATTGCTGTTGTTGTTTTAAGTTTTGTGCAGACTTACTTCACTATCTATCCGGTAAAAGATTAGTGCATGGAATCAATTTGCAGCTACCCCAAAAGACAgcagatcaatttttttttgtaagtataggtttagggagtcctatagtggcgtttttaagccctatagtgacgttttatagacctatagcggcgtttttattcaatttgtggaaatcgagtttttaaaactcgattttcagcttgattttttcccactttagCGTAATCCAcatacaaatcgagacttaaaaactcgatttttatcttggaactcgagttttagacactcgagatgctagttttcaacattgttttgaaacttgacaattaactaaattttttaatatttattgttatttagaaaaaaaattcggCTTAATAAACATCTCTAGTTTAGTTGGGCCAccattttttataaagaaaagaataatgAACTGACCTTCTCTAATATCTTTGTTATCAATCTTTTAGTGTCTAAATGATTAATAAAGTTacgtaaataaattttttgtgaaaaaaagaagaagaatgttacTTTAATGCTTTTGCTAAACAAAAGACTGaacaaaagaatttttattaaaaaaatgttaatagaTATACTTAAAGTaatgattaataatttatttaaagaaatcttttataaaaaaaaaaagaaaaaaacagtaaatatatatatatatatatatattttcataaaaataatgtaaaaaatttcttaaaataaatgattaacCATTACCTAAAATCACCGTTAAAATGACTCTAATTAAATAACTGGACTCTTGAATTACAAAACTTTGACTAAGAGAAAGCCTTGTGTCAGCTCCCACGTATGACACAAGTCCTAGACTCAAATAACACCACGCGGCAGAGGTTTTTACAAACTTTGACACTAATGACACTAGGATTTTCTTACTTTACCTTCACTTTACACTCCACACTTCACACACTAGCTGTTGACTTTATTTTCTTCACTTCACCTGCTTCACTTCACGTCGCACACTGCACCTTACACGTCTCACTTGGTGCTTTATGACACCAAAAACTGAGTACCAATTCTACATATTTAACATGCTTAAAGTCGGTTAATTAACTCACCGACTTTGAATTCTCTAGCACATTCTTTTATTGTCTTTGAATAATGGTAAAAATCTCTCTTTCACCGACCTTCTAGACATCTTGTAAAGTTGTGGCT
This genomic stretch from Quercus robur chromosome 4, dhQueRobu3.1, whole genome shotgun sequence harbors:
- the LOC126723114 gene encoding MATH domain and coiled-coil domain-containing protein At2g05420-like isoform X2 codes for the protein MEETKLIDDLTIKRTKRHFRPAHYLLKIQSYSLLCDTGVEKYDSGVFEASGHKWRLSIYPKGNEKMNGSGHISIYLAIVDTEKYTLGWEIYVSFKLFLFDQIQDKFLTIQDVDGIIRRFHDIKTEWGFHKFLSLKSFEDLSQGYLVNDCCVFGAELFVHERSAKREFLTMIKEPLNRTMPWKIENFSSLDKVTYYSRIFPIGDVRWKLLVYPKGIYNGESKVISLFLFCCDCVLPEQKCFAEFKIRIKDQINNENHVEKTEKHWFTASSNEWGFSHFMPLKDLQDASKGLLMNDALIVEGEVIVISNVK
- the LOC126723114 gene encoding MATH domain and coiled-coil domain-containing protein At2g05420-like isoform X1, coding for MEETKLIDDLTIKRTKRHFRPAHYLLKIQSYSLLCDTGVEKYDSGVFEASGHKWRLSIYPKGNEKMNGSGHISIYLAIVDTEKYTLGWEIYVSFKLFLFDQIQDKFLTIQDVDGIIRRFHDIKTEWGFHKFLSLKSFEDLSQGYLVNDCCVFGAELFVHERSAKREFLTMIKEPLNRTMPWKIENFSSLDKVTYYSRIFPIGDVRWKLLVYPKGIYNGESKVISLFLFCCDCVLPEQKCFAEFKIRIKDQINNENHVEKTEKHWFTASSNEWGFSHFMPLKDLQDASKGLLMNDALIVEGEVIVISNVK